From the genome of Pectobacterium atrosepticum:
CAATCGCGCTGTCGGCGTTGGCGACATCGCTCGGTGTGGCGATTAACTATGTGATGCCGGGTAAAGCCTTTGAACTGTTGATGGCACTGGTGGTGTCAACGCTGGTGATTAACTGGATCATGATCTGCTTTGCACACCTGCGTTTTCGTCAGGCAATGATGGAGAAGGGGATTGTGCCCGCGTTTAAAGCTTTCTGGTATCCGTGGAGTAACTACCTGTGTCTGGCGTTTTTGGCGGGGATTTTGGTGATTATGCTGCTGTCACCGGGGATTCGCATTTCGGTAATGTTAATTCCGTTCTGGATTGCCGTTATTTGGCTTGGCTTCCGGTTCTCCCGCAAAACCTATTCTCCCGCAAAAATAGTGCCGCGATGAAATCCACTCAAACGCAGTAAACGCTTTTGTGGCCTGTTCATTACGATGCAAAGATGAGCAGGCTACCCATCCGGCTTTAACACATAACTTATAAGGTGTATTATTGCCGCGACGTTTTCCATGTCACGCTAATGCGCACCTGCAGTCGTGTGCTTCATGTGTATATATTTCGCAGAGTACAGAGAAATAGCATGGTTAACACTTTTTGATTTTCAATTGATATGCGATTTTTGCATGTGAGCTTTCGTGTGGCTCACCACTGTAAATAAGGGAATTATAATGCCAGTTATCACCCTTCCTGATGGAAGTCAGCGTCATTACGACCACGCCGTTTCTCCCCTGGATGTTGCACTTGATATCGGTCCTGGTCTGGCAAAAGCCTGCATCGCCGGACGCGTCGATGGCGAGTTGATTGACGCCAGCGATAAGATCGACACTGATGCGCAGTTAGCCATCATCACCGCTAAAGATGATGCGGGTCTGGAAATTATTCGCCACTCCTGTGCGCACCTGTTGGGTCATGCGATCAAGCAACTATGGCCAGATACCAAAATGGCGATCGGTCCGGTTATCGACAACGGTTTTTACTATGACGTTGACATCGACCGTACCCTGACTCAGGAAGACATTGAGCTGCTCGAAAAGCGTATGCACGAGCTCGCTGACACCGACTATGACGTAATCAAGAAAAAAGTCAGCTGGCAGGAAGCGCGCGATGCGTTCGCTGCACGCGGTGAGACCTACAAAATTGCAATTCTGGATGAGAACATCAGCCACGATGATCGTCCGGGTCTGTATCACCATGAAGAATACATCGATATGTGCCGTGGTCCGCACGTACCGAATATGCGTTTCTGCCATCATTTCAAATTGCAGAAAACCTCCGGCGCTTACTGGCGTGGCGATAGCAAAAATAAAATGCTGCAACGCATTTACGGTACCGCGTGGGCGGATAAAAAGCAGCTGGCTTCTTACCTGCAACGCCTTGAAGAAGCCTCTAAGCGCGACCATCGCAAAATTGGCAAACAGCTTGACCTGTATCACATGCAGGAAGAAGCGCCGGGTATGGTGTTCTGGCACAACGACGGTTGGACGATCTTCCGCGAGCTTGAAGCGTTTGTACGTATGAAGCTGAAGTCGTACCAGTATCAGGAAGTGAAAGGTCCATTCATGATGGATCGCGTGATGTGGGAAAAAACCGGCCACTGGGATAACTATAAAGAAGCGATGTTCACGACTTCATCAGAGAATCGTGAATACTGCATCAAACCGATGAACTGCCCAGGCCACGTACAAATTTTCAATCAAGGATTGAAATCCTATCGCGATCTGCCGCTGCGTATGGCTGAGTTCGGTAGCTGTCACCGTAATGAACCGTCAGGCTCTCTGCATGGTTTAATGCGCGTGCGCGGTTTCACTCAGGACGATGCGCATATCTTCTGTACGGAAGAGCAGGTGCGTGATGAAGTGAACAGCTGTATCAAGATGGTGT
Proteins encoded in this window:
- the thrS gene encoding threonine--tRNA ligase, coding for MPVITLPDGSQRHYDHAVSPLDVALDIGPGLAKACIAGRVDGELIDASDKIDTDAQLAIITAKDDAGLEIIRHSCAHLLGHAIKQLWPDTKMAIGPVIDNGFYYDVDIDRTLTQEDIELLEKRMHELADTDYDVIKKKVSWQEARDAFAARGETYKIAILDENISHDDRPGLYHHEEYIDMCRGPHVPNMRFCHHFKLQKTSGAYWRGDSKNKMLQRIYGTAWADKKQLASYLQRLEEASKRDHRKIGKQLDLYHMQEEAPGMVFWHNDGWTIFRELEAFVRMKLKSYQYQEVKGPFMMDRVMWEKTGHWDNYKEAMFTTSSENREYCIKPMNCPGHVQIFNQGLKSYRDLPLRMAEFGSCHRNEPSGSLHGLMRVRGFTQDDAHIFCTEEQVRDEVNSCIKMVYDMYSTFGFEKIVVKLSTRPEKRIGSDEMWDRAEADLAAALTENNIEFAYQPGEGAFYGPKIEFTLHDCLDRAWQCGTVQLDFSLPGRLSASYVGESNERQVPVMIHRAILGSMERFIGILTEEFAGFFPTWLAPVQVVIINITDSQSDYVNELTQKLQEAGIRVKADLRNEKIGFKIREHTLRRVPYMLVCGDKEVEAGKVAVRTRRGKDLGSLDVSEVISKLQQEIRSRSLHQLEV